Sequence from the uncultured Flavobacterium sp. genome:
TATGTCTCTTGTTTATGGTGTTTTTGGAAAAAGAATATATGCTGTAGGAACCAATGGACAAGACAATATCTATGAGTTGCCTGTACAACAATTGGATTTTGTATGGGGAAGCAAACTTTCTGATCACTTTGATGTAAAATTCACTGCCGATAACATTTTGAATTCATGGAGAAAACGTGAATTTGGAAACGAAGGAACTATAAAAGTAGATGAATCCTCTTTACTAGCAAACAGCTATAAAAAAGGAGTTGGTTTCTCTTTAAAACTAGGATATACTTTTTAGTACCCATTCAAATAAATATAAAAATGAAAGCTCCAGATATCTGGAGCTTTTTTTATTTACATATCCTTGAAAAAAAACTCATAGCATTTTTCTGACATTTAAATATCTTTTAGCTAACTGTAATGTAATACCTACATAACATGTTGTGAAAATTATCCTGCTAATTTTATCTGGAATTTTAAAAAACAACTTATGAAAAATGTAAAATTACTATTTATGCTGTCTCTGCTTTTTTTGGCAGAAATTGGATTTTCTCAAAATTATGTGACTTACTCTTCTAAAACTGGTACAGTAACAACAAATTCCGGTGTTGAAGGATCACTGGATATTATAATTAGTTGTTATGGAAATAGCAGTAACCCGGTAATACTTGATCAACACTTTTTATGTGGAGATCCTGATGGCTTTCTTTCTAATTTAGCTTCAAATGGATTATCCTTAACCCCAGGTCAAACAACTACATTAAAATTTAAGTTTAAAAAAACTGTGACTTCAGATACTCAGAAAGTTTATAATTTTACTACTAACGGAAGTTGTTCTCAGAAGGAATCTGAAATGATTAAAATTACTGTTAATTATAAAGCTGTAGCGGCTAATCCAATAACCAATAATTACATTTCAGGAAATCAAACCGTTTATGAAGGACAAACTACAAGTATATTAACTGGGTCTACTCCGTCAGGCGGAAATGGAACTTTTAGTTACATTTGGCAGAAAAAAAAGGTTGGAGATGGTGCATATTCTATCATTTCAGGAGCTACTGGCATTAATTATTCACCAGGTATTCTTGCTGCAACAACATCATTTAAAAGAAGTGTTACATCAGCAGGACTTACTAATACTAGTTCCGAAATAACCGTCACGGTTGCTCCTCCACCTTTTGTACAAAATAATACAATCTCTATAGATGGAGTAACAGTAACTGGAAGTTTACCAACAGGAGGATTAGGAACCGATTCTTATCAATATACTTGGTATATAATCGACCAAGATGGAGACGCCAGTCAATTACCAGACACTTCACAAAGTTTAATTTTAACAGAACCTACCTTTACCAGATATTTCAATTCACCTAATAATTTCACATTGAAAAGAATGGTAACTTCAGGAAGTCAATATGGCCCTAGCAATGCCGTTGCTATACCCCATATTTCTGCAATACAAAACAACATTATTTCAGTTAGTAATAAGTTTGTAACAGGAAGCACTCCTACCGGAGGGTTAGGTACCTATACTTATTCTTGGGCAATATACTACACAGGGGATGCAATTGATTTTGATGAAACTACCAAAGACCTTGATTTAACTTCTCATCTCAACCAAATTAATACAATATTACAAATTGATAGTGCCGCAAAATTGGTTAGAATAGTAACCGCTGGAATATCTTCGACCAGTAATAAATTAAGTCTTAGTGGCGTTTCAGCTAAAGCTTCGAATAAAGAAAACACATTAACAGCTGCTGTTTATCCAAACCCTACATCAGACTCAGTAAATTTCACAACAAGTTCTTCTAACAATCAAGAAATAGAAATAATTGTTTATTCTGAAGGATTAAGAAACGCTCAATCTGTTTTTAAAGGCACTTCCACTCCCAATCAAATTATAAAATGGAATATCCCATCAAACTATTCAAAAGGGATATACTACTATAAAGTTATATCTGACAATAAAGAAGTTAAAACAGGAAAGATTATATATCAATAGAATTATAATGTATTTAAAATCAAAGCTCCGAATTTTATTTGGAGCTTTTTTTTATTTATAAACTATTGTAAAAAATCTCTTAACATTCTCTTCACATTTTAGTTTGTTTTTGGTAACCGTAATGTAATATTCAGATAACACCCGAAAAAGATTATCGTTCTAATTTTGACAAAAATAAAAACACATAATAACACAACTATGAAAACTAAACTTTTTGCTTTAGCACTTGCTACAGGATTATTTTTAAATTCTTGCTCAAGTAGTGATGATCCAACTCCTGCACCGACACCTGCAACAGGCGAAATCACAGGTCCAATCACTGCAAACAAAACTTATGCTTACGGTAACTACACTTTAAAAGGTATTGTAAAAATCAATGCTGGTGTAACTGTAACTTTTGAAGCAGGATCAACAATTACTATCGATAAAGCTACTGGAGACAACGCATTAGTTGTTTTGAAAGACGGAAAATTAATTACAAAAGGTACTGCTGACCAACCGGTAGTATTTA
This genomic interval carries:
- a CDS encoding T9SS type A sorting domain-containing protein, producing the protein MKNVKLLFMLSLLFLAEIGFSQNYVTYSSKTGTVTTNSGVEGSLDIIISCYGNSSNPVILDQHFLCGDPDGFLSNLASNGLSLTPGQTTTLKFKFKKTVTSDTQKVYNFTTNGSCSQKESEMIKITVNYKAVAANPITNNYISGNQTVYEGQTTSILTGSTPSGGNGTFSYIWQKKKVGDGAYSIISGATGINYSPGILAATTSFKRSVTSAGLTNTSSEITVTVAPPPFVQNNTISIDGVTVTGSLPTGGLGTDSYQYTWYIIDQDGDASQLPDTSQSLILTEPTFTRYFNSPNNFTLKRMVTSGSQYGPSNAVAIPHISAIQNNIISVSNKFVTGSTPTGGLGTYTYSWAIYYTGDAIDFDETTKDLDLTSHLNQINTILQIDSAAKLVRIVTAGISSTSNKLSLSGVSAKASNKENTLTAAVYPNPTSDSVNFTTSSSNNQEIEIIVYSEGLRNAQSVFKGTSTPNQIIKWNIPSNYSKGIYYYKVISDNKEVKTGKIIYQ